GCATTTAATATTAGCCACAGTTTCAACAGGTTGGCCATTGACAAAAACTGGAATcactttcaggttttgtttatctcatttaattagctctacttccttaagaaaatgaaaaaaatatggtgTTTTATAAGATAATTCATCTTTTACGGTGCCAGTAATGCCGAAATTATTAGTAAATAATAAAGCCTATGGTATTCTAATTTCGTAATGTAATTAGATTAGTTGTGCTACCACCcccacgccactagaggcagtagcAGAGTCGAAAAAATGCGactaaggagcagatttagaaatTCACAGAAATCTACAGAATTagttaaaaactgtgagctgcgctgaagtaaataaaagagagaagtttaaatacatgctgagagtgaaactccttcctaaagatgaagatatatcacagatttcaaaagaaaataataacgGGAGACCGCGGATAGTATatgaaatagcgcccccttcacttccggagtgcaatggtcccatttctGAATAAGGTATGGAACTGACAGCGGTCCGTCCCGCCCCTTCCGGTTTGCTTTATTGAGGTCCTTCTTGATTATTCCAACAACAGGACGAGCAATTAAAGTAGtgagaaataatgaaaagattttcatttttaagggGCAATAAAACCCAAACATGCCCTTAACTCCcttcaaaaagagagaaaaatgtttagaaaactgGAAGGACCTGCAAAGGTGTTTGTACTGTGACCCAAAGGTGAGTTCGGTTCTGCTGGCCTCGAGTTTGAGCTCAAAACCTAAAAATTTCCATGAAAATTCTTGTCTTGGAAATGTCCAGAATTAGCTAAAATGACTTCATATGAGCTATCGCTAACATGTAGCTAAAGCTGATGTACTCCATTCAGTTTgtaagatttaaattttaaatcacaattaaaTATAATGctaatttatataaaatgctACCGTTAGCCTGTGGGGTACCTCTAACATACTGAGTAACATCGACTTCAGTATGTTAGTTTagctttaaaatctaaattacacacaaagcCAACGTTAGCATAATAATGTTAGCATGAGTGCTACCACTAGCTATGTATTAGCTTAcattagctaaatgtttaggtTAGCTAAATGCTGTTAACTTTGAGTGCTTTGAGGAGAAATAGCAGCAGTGATCAGAACAGAGAACCGATTCTCTACTAAATAAAAGTTATGAAAAATCCAGCAAATCCTGAAAAAGTTTCAGGAGTTttcaaaacaggaagttcaCAAACTTTTCCACGCCACGGCCTCCCGAAGAgcattgacctctgacctttttaGTAAACTCACAAAgatacaaaacatgtaaagaaacataaacttttagaatgtttttattcaacagttattacatttatttagcataaatgctaactcataacatctgattttaattgGCCATGATATATTATATcttatattatgacttttttttttaccacataaaacaatatttcataataatcacatcaaatttattttattcccaaaGTTCTCATGATTTTTGGGCCTTTTGTCAGAAACTTTTCCCTTTCTTGCTTTTAGGAAAAATGAATTTGATCAGAAAATCATAATCAGATtaacatttatataaattatcttaacttatatttcattaaaaaacatgattgAATACtagatacatttaaaattaaaacatttccgggatttaaatttttcaatgttagcatttttttttctgaggccCCACAGCGCCCCCCACAGGCTccacagagaaaacacagctatggaaaacaggaagttgtgctTTTCTGTGCACTGCTCCCCCTGGTTCTGTTCGGTCCAGACCGGTTTGTGCTGCAGAACTCTAAGGAGTCTGTCATGATTCAGTCCAAATGTATCCAACCAGAACCGGGACCAACTGAGACatggtccaggtccaggtccaggttctggttctgttcctgtCCAATCATCATGGTTCTGGTTGGACCAGGAGCAGCTCCCTCCTGGATCTGTTCGGAGAAGCAGTAGGAGATCCAGTTTGGGTTCTGAAACTCCAGACACAGCGACCCGACTCGGAGCGTTGCTGTGACCATTGAAGACTGTTTCTGAATCTAAGTAACAACCTGGACCCGACTgggcttggttctggttctcacAGAGACGTTTCCCTGGAGACGCCGAGCGAAGGCTCCAGCTGGACACCGTTGGCTTGATGTCCAGCTGGATGGTCGCCATGGTGATCGGTGGGATGCTGCGGAGGGAAGGACAGGATTAATGTGAAGTTCTGGTTCCTGCAGTTCTCAGCGCcgccaccagatggcagcagatCAAACAATTCATCTAGAATCAACCCAGTTTCAAGGCTTTAATTCAGGAAGAAAAGCATCTTTTAGGTCAAATTAGACATATATGGTaactaaaggtaacatagttactgaCTGTGCTATCAAATGGCATTTTGTGGCTGGAGATCACATAATACCGGCCCTTTAAGGAATCCAGTTAGACACAAGGGAATTTACGGTGGGAAGAAGCAGCAGGCAGCAGCTGATTGGTCAGTAGAGGACAGTCTGCATGGTGGACGCCGTCCCGTCCCAGCAACAGGCTGGACAGTTAAAGTTCACGTCCAGATTTACAGAGCGAGACGCTTTTCACCGCGTTCAGACAAAAGATTTACAGGACAGACATGAGGAGGCGACGCTTTCAAGGTCGCTCACACTGAGGGCGACTGGACAGGAAGTACAGCAAGCTAATCtgttagctaatgctaatgagcCAGAAATCCACAGGTTCAGTTCCGAGGCTGAAGTTTCAACGTtgtggaaacagaaatgtttttataatgcaGCAGCCATTTTAGCTAACATCtgagaaacacaataaaaatataaacagtttaatttttatttcaataaaatctgttttgctgTCGTTTCTGTCTACTCTGCAAAGTTTATTAATCAAACTGGGTTCATGTTGGGGTTTATGTTCATCTTGTGAATGAATATAAATATCCCTGCATAAAATAAAGCAGCTCAGCTCTTCAGATGAACCTGCCCCTCCCAACATGGCCGCTGCTCTGACGCGTCTGGAGGAAACACTCACCGCCTGCAGGGCTTTGCCCTCCGTCGCCATGTTGACGTTGTGTCGTTTCAGCTCTGACTTtattaaagctgaaaataaaaacaacaagtcAGAGCACCGCGGcctctgatgacatcatcagtgaTGGACCCGGCCTACCGGTCAGAATCACACCCAGCAGGATCCAGGCGGACAGGAAGACGTTCCCAGCCAGCGGATCGAAGGCCGTGGTCAGCCGGCCCTGAATCAGAGTGAAGATGATGCCGAAGATCTGCAGGAGCAACGAGACACAAGAACGGCAACGATAAATATctctggacaataaatcataaacggtactgctgctgtttttacaccattttcaagtaatatgatGGTAATAATGCAAGACCAATAAAtgtaaattctaatgaacatttaacactgaaactggaaaacatttgaagcaTCCAGAGTAAGAGACGGATCGGAGGACAGAGTCCTGTCGTCATGGTACCTGTGCGAAAGCGTTGAGCAGCCCTGACGACGTCCCCTCAGACTCGGGGTAGGTGATCTCCACGCCGAACTCGAAGCCCAGAGGAAGGTAGCCGGTCATGAAGAACCtaacaagagaagaagaagaaagtcgTCTTCACTGCTCAGATccatgattcattttattgcacaatgaGGAAcaatgtttccttcagttgttataaaactttacttcctgatttaacgtcttgaaattgggtctccgTCTCTTTAAACTCTTCCATGCAGTCATCCTAACCTGGCTCTTcctttaaccctttaacgtttcTACCAGCTTGGCTCTATAattgtgtttgctaattgctgctggctagtctgaaggagctgagtgggggaggagctgcacctcgaaggcggggctacgTCCACTCAGGCGTTTTagacaactgaatggttgccatggagatgaaaggatttctcaagtCAAGCAACAgtctaggattttttttcatgagggaaaaacattaaaacacgatataaagataaaaagctgattttatgcGACACTGGCCCTTTAAAAGCTGCAAACATCTGGCGCTCTGGGAAGCCCTTCATTGTGATGTCACTATGACATCATCACTTGTTTCTGTTGACATGTAAATATCTGTGTAAACGCCATCAGCAAGAGTGTTTACACCggaaacaacttcctgtttccagtcTGTTTGTTGGAccagaaaggtcagaggtcagaggaacCGCCCCTTCATACCCGAGGACTCCAGCTGTGAAGAAGACCAGGTAGATGTTGTTCAGGTCCAAGGTGAAGGTGAAGACCAGCATCCCCACGAAGGACAGCAGGTAGACAACGAGAGTGGTTACCCTGGCAACGGAGGACAGGAGCTAttaaggatggatggatgaagtgttggatggatgaagtgttggatagatggatgaagtGTTGGATGGATGAAGTGTTGGATGGATGAAGTGTTGGATGGATGAAGTGTTGGATGGCCTACTTGTAGGTTTTGGTGTGGTCCAGCCAAAGGCCACAGAGGATGGACCCGACCATCCCGGCCAGAACCAGAGTCAGTCCGATCCGCCCCGTGTTCAGCTCCTGACCCTGAGGAACAGAGAGAGGAAGGTTCTGAGAGGTTCTGGACCGACCCAGAGGGGTTCTACTGGGTTCCATCAGGTTCTGCTGGGTTTAGCCTTGCGTTGTTCTGCGTGCTGCTGATGTAACCGTGGCGATCGTCGGTGTTTACCTGGAAGTAATGGAGGATGATCTGGTTGAGCAGCGTGGAGACGGAGTAGAAGGATCCGGTCAGGATGCCTGCAGACGGCAGCGAGAACGTCAGAGTCCAGCTGTCCTGCTGCGCCGCTAGCTACAACACTAGCTAGCCGTAAATATTAGCTCTGCTGAGGCTAAAGTGCTATACTGACTCTGCATTTAACAGAAGCTAATTTTTTGCTAAGCACTTTAGCGTTTTTGCtaacttttgaaacatttagcacacctagcttcccctaaattaattttttgatgtaaaatctaaagcactaattttcttggttgtttttgaaaatttcagttgaataaagtttgacatctggGTTGAGGTTtagtttatattcatgctcttattttgaagtggataAAGACTGTTTACACTTTTCCCcctcaaaaatgtatttaagacaaaaacacaaagaatctAAGACATAAATACCAAACCTAAGGGAAGTGTAGAACATTATGATGTCAACATTAAATTGGTGCAACAGGTTGCAGTCTTTGAACTGCAGATATAATTTCAATTGAAATGAgcaatttagcattagcttcaactAAATGTCATGTTGGTGTAAAGCTTTGACATTAGCTTCTACTAAACAAAATGTTACTATaacatttatctttagtttgagctaaataccatgttggtttattactttagcattagctgagCTAATGTTATGGTTAGAGCTTTAGGGTTAGCGTAGCTAGCCTTTTAGCTAGCAGTGCCCACTTCCATCTCTTTaaactgaaaagcagaagttttggTTGTGGGAAACATGTGACTCTgcctgcagctttaaaaaataatccttttttaTCTGGACTGGAAATATCTCAGTTATTGGAATTAATGtcaaacacacctgcagtttttagtgATTAATCCCTGATGTTTGCCAGATGGGATTAGTTTGACTGTTTTAAGCATCTGAGGTTAATCCCTGCAGGTCAGAACAATcgcagaaacagaagaagtgaGAGAGGGATTCTCCTCCTAACCGTAGGTGATGAGCAGCAGAACGAAGGCTTTGTTCTTGATCAGGTTGATGATGGACTGTTTGTAGGAGTAATCGTCCAGCGGGACGCCCGGTAACACGGCCTGCGCCTGGCTGGGTGGCAGAGGCGGTTTGTCTTTCATCACTGCAggacagacagaaaagaaacacgGGTCAGATTTCTGTTCAAAAAGCCATTCAGGTGAAGTGAAGTTCCTCCATGTCAGATAAAACCCACAGAACGTCAAAACACTCTACGTATTTAAGTGGCTGGAGTTGCATTGATCTTTTTCTAACTaataagaatctgaaaagtgtggtgtacaTTTGAATCTGAGTCAGAACTCTGAAGAACCGCATTGGCTGCAGATCCAGGAGATCTCTGGATCTGATGGCTTTCCTTTAACCAGTCGTAGTTGGCATGACTTTGCATGCTGTTAGCATAGCATGTTTTGCATATTGTTAGCATGCTGCTACTTAAAGTGACCCTCCAGCCTTCATCACTTCATCACTCTGACACAAAATCCAAACACAGGAAGCTTTCAGACAGAATGTGAGCTAACGGGGGTCAGGCTAAGTGCTAATGTGGGTAGAAATAtgaagttgtgtgtgtgtgtgtgtgtgtgtgtgtgtgtacctatGACGGTGAGAACGAAGAGGCCAGTGGAAACAGCAGCTGTCCCATAAAACATGATGCTGATGTTGCGACCTGAGGGACAGAAAATCACCTTTAGCTGCTTCCAGAAACCGTCCAATGAGAAGCAGCTAATGGTTGCCAAGGAAACACAGGAAGTGAACATGTGATGGAAAATAATTCAAGCAAATtatgaaatgagaaaaacatgtttcacatttgTAACGTGAAACATGTTACAAAGGTTCTGAGTCAGTCTCATTTCCATGACAACTACTTGGGACGCCCCGATCAGGTTTTTGCTGCCGAATCCGATCATCCATGAGGCCGATCACCGATCATCACGATCATCACCAATCATCACCAATCATCACTAATCACTGCCGATCACCTGGCTGTAAATTTTTCGCTTTAGGTAAAAATGATACTGAGTGATCTGGAAAAATgatctggcaataaattcacctaatttagacataaacatgcaaaatacttaCAGGTACAAAACAGCAGCTATTCAGTCAAAAGgactgaaaaacaacacaatcagcaaaataatatttaacagctaaactgttaaatattaaatgatacgagtcaaataaatctgcttatatcaaataatgtcaagaaaaaaaggaaacattcattcaaagttaaaagcatcaaaataaacaaacctgaGTTACTGAATCAAAACTTCCTGACAGCCTGGATGGTTCTGATTGGCTAGTTGATCAatactggttctgattggctacttGATCAatactggttctgattggctacttGATCAatactggttctgattggctacttGATCAatactggttctgattggctgtttgtttgtgtttcagttcctgctgcagctctcagCAGCTGCTCGCTGTCAGAGTTCACTGTCTGGAGGTTCAGCGGCTCCGTCTGTGAAATATCTCCACCAGTAGCACCGGTCCAACAGAACCGGCGTCTCGCTCCGCAGCTCCAAGACTTGAATTATTGTTGGGTTGTTTGTTCAGCTTTCTGACCGTGTTGGTACCAGCGCTGCTCTACCTGCTGTCTGGACCCGGATGTCTTTAGTTCCTGCCTTGAGCCTCCATGCAGCCAAATccatcaagtgtttgttttttaaatgtcctatTAGATTCATTGTGACGTGCTTCACCATCGAGGTCATTTCCTGTTGCAACACACAAACGTCTCCGTTCACTGTGAGCGTTAAAGCTCCTCAGTTCAGAGTTTGATGCTGCACAGCCAGAAGGAAGCAGGAGAGCAGCTGCAGGCTGAGAAGAGATACAGGTGATCGGCAACTAGAGACACTGATCGATCACCGATCAGACGCTTTTTCACAGAGATCGGCCGATTATAATCGGTGGCAGATCGATCGGCACATATATATAGTAAGTACACAGTAAAACCTGCTTTCACGTCATTTCCTCCCACATCTTAAAAGCACCCAGTCCAGATCCGGTTCTGGTTTTTCGGGTCACCTGTTCGCTCCAGGTCCTCCGGTGTGTTTGGTACCAGAACTGGAGGCAGGAGGAAGCCGATGGCCGTCCCCAGCTACAACACACAGATTAAAACACTCAGATAAATGAGGAAACCTTTTCTTATCCGgtaaaaaaatatgctgaataTCTCAGAGTTGGTTAATTAAAGTGTTATAACAAAAAGCAGAATCTGTTGTGGGAAAATGAAGGACTCCCACCAAAAAACACAGGATGCAGGAACTGAacctaaatgttgtttttttaaaaatcaaagtattAAAAAATCCTTCTAGAACCAGATTATTGCAGCTCTTGATCTATAAGGATGTCTGGAGATTCtgaacatttactgaaatgtttgaatttattttccaggGTCAATGATTAACCAACATTACTGTAAACCACAGGAGCTGGAACAGGGGGGCCAGGGGCCATTGGCCCCCCGCTTTACGGCCCTGGCTGTCGCTGGTCCACCAGACAGACAATCTGTTTCTATGCAGACAGAGAAAACCTTTCCACACAAGCGCAGCTCCAGGTTGGGTTGGGATCAGGAACCGGTctgcagggccggcccaaggcataagcaaactaagcagctgcttagggccccaaaGCCACTAAGAGGCCCCTCAGTGgagctaattattttttctttcttgtaataACTTCTAtttataatatcaaaaacacacaatttcagtacgaagtgatttgtttttacaataatataaatatttgacaatgtgtgtagaaattattgttttaaggataaaaacaaaaaataaatacatttctcctGGGCCGGCCTGACACctgaaaaaggctcaactctgaCTGGGTTCCTGTCTAAACCAAATCTCcctaaaatgaaatgacaatTCTGTATTTGTGTCACATTTGGTCCAAATGCCGTATTTATAGAACCGTGGAGACGTTCGGGTCGCAGGGAAAAATCATCCGCTGTCCGTTTACGGTCCGGACCAAAAGCCCACAGCAGATTCATTTTGCTCAGGTtgaatcatttttgttgtttcgtCCAAAAGCCAATCGGCCAGCAGTGACCATCCAGACTTATGGCTACTGATGGTTTTCAGGTCGctgttgaaatttatttttaataataataataacaagatTAAACTTTAAGCACATTAAAGTtgaatctttttcattttgttttttagatatTGTCAGCAGTCTGGCTGGTTATCTGTCCCACTGCTGCTGCGCCGGAACGTCACCATGAACTGGAACCAGTTTGTCCTGCTGCTCTGAACTGGTACTGATGGAGAATATTTGCTTCTATTTTAAATCTTCCAAATATTTGACCAGTGGTGATTTTTGTCACATCGATCCACCGTCGACATTATCCAGGTATTCTGCACTTGCAATGAATCGGTTTGCACAGCCTGGCGCCTGCAGCTGGACGCAGTGCGCTGaccttcagatttttctttaagtaaaaaagaaaagattattttttggatttgttttattatctaatcCTCTTTAAAATTGCGGaggaaaaaatagttttgtgtcaaaacatgGCAGCTCATGTCTGTGTGCTACATGGATCACTGCAGGACAAATTACGACCAATCCAGAGTTGATTGACAGCGGCCATCATGTCGACTGAACAAGTGCGCGCGCCTGACTTTTAAAATGACGCAACACCCGATGCCCCGCCCACCTCTTGCTGTAAACGTGCCAGAATTTACCAGCTAGTTATTTTTTACTAATGACAACAAATATCTCACTAAAACGAAAGAAAAGATTATAAAAGTTGCGATGAAGTTGgttattaaaaattaagaaatataatacaaaacaataaatactaAACAAAGGAAACTACATTTATAAGAAATTAAGATTTGTTCTTATTTAAATGGGAATGATCAAAGTGTGCCTTAATAAAACCAGTGAAGCTGTTTTAGATAATATAAACATCCCATGGAAAGACCACAGTGAAGCAAAACTACAAGAAATATgaacagtttgtattttttttaaaaacccacaaCTCCTCTAaaggcagttttagcttcacctagAATAACTctaataaaacatcttttgctGCCAGTAATTCATTGGTTAATTGGAAAATGAATCCCAGCCCGGCGCTGTTCTAAAGGAATCCAGTTACTGCATTTTAtccaatacattttttattttctcatttcaaaatgcacagtggcgcagttggtagagctgttgccttgcagcaagaaggtcctgggttcgattcccggcccggggtctttctgcatggagtttgcatgttctccctgtgcatggtgggttctctccgggttctctggtttcctcccacagtccaaaaacatgaatgtcagGTTAactttctctaaattctccctaggtgtgaatggttgtgtgtcctgtgtgtctctgtgacaGACTGACGCCCACAGCAGATTCATTTTGCTCAGGTTTTGGCCATTTGGCCATTAAGCCCAGGGTGACCCCGTAACactggaaccagcaaccctcccgaccccattagggatgaagggtgttcagaaaatggatggatttcaAAATGTACAGGAAGAGCCCCGGGAGTTTAAACCGACTCGTTAACAACGTGCTGTGGCTGCGCGCGCATCGCTCACCTGGTTCCCCAGCACGGCGGTGGCGCACGCGGTGGAAACCTCCCGCGGTCCGAACCACACCGAGGCGATGCGGGACGGCAGGCCGAGGATGAAGACCTGCGCCACGGAGCAGATGACCTGCGCCGTCACGGTGACCCCGAACCTGTCGGGGCTGACGCTGGCGCACTTGAGCCAGGCGCCTGCGCAGTTGAGTCCGGCGCCCAGCAGGGCCGT
The Gambusia affinis linkage group LG22, SWU_Gaff_1.0, whole genome shotgun sequence DNA segment above includes these coding regions:
- the flvcr1 gene encoding feline leukemia virus subgroup C receptor-related protein 1 produces the protein MVAGELVQEHLRADTGAPDYITVVRKSPQSESARRPADTDSCSDSACGGPDRHRDPEELEVPPDERAAMLPGAGGGEAGGRAPETRLYWRRFGVLAVFSLYSLVNAFQWIHYSIITNVFTRYYGVTSDKVDWLSMVYMVAYIPLIFPATWLLDRRGLRLTALLGAGLNCAGAWLKCASVSPDRFGVTVTAQVICSVAQVFILGLPSRIASVWFGPREVSTACATAVLGNQLGTAIGFLLPPVLVPNTPEDLERTGRNISIMFYGTAAVSTGLFVLTVIVMKDKPPLPPSQAQAVLPGVPLDDYSYKQSIINLIKNKAFVLLLITYGILTGSFYSVSTLLNQIILHYFQGQELNTGRIGLTLVLAGMVGSILCGLWLDHTKTYKVTTLVVYLLSFVGMLVFTFTLDLNNIYLVFFTAGVLGFFMTGYLPLGFEFGVEITYPESEGTSSGLLNAFAQIFGIIFTLIQGRLTTAFDPLAGNVFLSAWILLGVILTALIKSELKRHNVNMATEGKALQAHPTDHHGDHPAGHQANGVQLEPSLGVSRETSL